The following proteins are co-located in the Mus caroli chromosome 7, CAROLI_EIJ_v1.1, whole genome shotgun sequence genome:
- the LOC110299082 gene encoding olfactory receptor 56A3: MTAHKNDTISTGVSDFLLNCFVRSPSWQLWLSLPLSLLFLLAMGANAILLITIRMEASLHEPMYYLLSLLSMLDIILCLTVIPKVLAIFWFDLRAIXFSACFLQMYIMNSFLAMESCTFMIMAFDRYIAICHPLRYPSIITDQFVVKAATFILVRNXLIXLPIPILSXRLHYCGRNVIENCICANMSVSRLSCNDVTVNRLYQFAXGWTLLGSDLXLIFLSYTLILRAVLRLKAEGAVAKALSTCGSHFILILFFSTILLVFILTHVAKRKVSSDVPILLNILHHVIPAALNPIVYGVRTQEIKQGIKKLLKKGW; the protein is encoded by the coding sequence ATGACAGCACACAAGAACGACACCATCTCTACTGGAGTTTCAGACTTCCTCCTAAATTGTTTTGTCAGGTCTCCCAGCTGGCAGCTCTGGCTCTCCCTGCCActcagccttctcttcctcctagcCATGGGGGCTAATGCTATTCTTCTGATCACCATCCGGATGGAGGCCTCTCTGCATGAACCCATGTACTAcctgctcagcctcctctccatGCTGGACATCATACTCTGCCTCACTGTCATCCCCAAGGTACTAGCCATCTTCTGGTTTGATCTCAGGGCCATTGNCTTTTCTGCCTGTTTCCTCCAAATGTATATCATGAACAGCTTTCTTGCTATGGAATCTTGCACATTTATGATCATGGCCTTTGATCGCTATATAGCCATCTGTCACCCACTGAGATATCCATCCATCATCACTGACCAATTTGTAGTCAAGGCGGCCACATTCATTCTGGTCAGGAATNTCCTTATTNCNTTGCCCATCCCCATTCTCTCANCNCGNCTCCATTACTGTGGGAGAAATGTTATTGAGAACTGCATCTGTgccaacatgtctgtctctagACTCTCTTGTAATGATGTCACTGTCAACCGTCTTTATCAGTTTGCTNNAGGCTGGACNTTGCTGGGATCAGACCTANTCCTCATCTTCCTCTCTTATACCCTTATACTAAGAGCTGTGCTGAGACTCAAGGCAGAGGGTGCTGTAGCCAAAGCTCTGAGCACATGTGGCTCTCACTTCATCCTTATTCTGTTTTTTAGCACCATCCTTTTGGTTTTTATCCTCACACACGTAGCTAAGAGGAAGGTCTCTTCTGATGTGCCAATCTTGCTCAATATCCTCCACCATGTCATCCCTGCTGCCCTTAATCCCATTGTTTATGGGGTAAGAACTCAAGAGATCAAGCAAGGAATCAAGAAATTATTGAAGAAGGGGTGGTAA
- the LOC110298024 gene encoding olfactory receptor 56A4-like, translating into MVSPNNTGVQVTEFLMICFPGMQDTQHWLSIILAPLLVLALAANFVLLFTIHQEASLHEPMYYLLAILSVLDVILCLTVIPKVLLIFWFNMKPISFVGCFLQMFVMNTFLPMESSTFLVMAYDRYVAICHPLRYPSIITEQFVINAAIFIVARNLLATLPTPVLAARLNYCASNVVENCICANISVAKLSCGDIRLNKLYQFVSVWCLLGSDLVLILLSYCFILRVVMCQQSGGTVTKALSTCGSHLILILFFYTLLLVFIFTNKAGKKIPSEVPILLNVLHHLIPPALNPIVYGVRTQEIKQGIIKLFKH; encoded by the exons ATGGTATCTCCCAACAACACAGGGGTTCAGGTGACAGAGTTTCTGATGATCTGCTTTCCAGGAATGCAAGACACACAGCACTGGTTATCCATCATCTTGGCTCCCCTCTTGGTTTTGGCTCTTGCAGCCAACTTTGTGCTGTTATTCACCATCCATCAGGAGGCATCTCTGCATGAGCCCATGTACTATCTGCTTGCCATCCTCTCTGTGCTTGATGTCATCCTCTGCCTCACAGTCATCCCCAAG GTCCTGCTTATCTTCTGGTTCAACATGAAACCCATCAGCTTTGTGGGCTGCTTCCTGCAGATGTTCGTCATGAATACCTTCCTTCCTATGGAATCCTCTACCTTTCTGGtcatggcctatgatcgctatgtggctATCTGCCATCCTCTGCGCTACCCATCCATCATCACAGAACAGTTCGTCATTAATGCAGCCATTTTTATTGTTGCCCGCAATCTTCTAGCTACACTACCCACTCCAGTTCTGGCTGCTAGACTCAACTACTGTGCCAGCAATGTGGTGGAGAACTGCATATGTGCCAATATTTCTGTAGCAAAGCTTTCCTGTGGGGACATTCGACTAAATAAGCTCTATCAATTTGTGAGCGTTTGGTGCCTACTAGGTTCTGATCTGGTCCTCATTTTGCTCTCTTACTGCTTCATCTTGAGGGTTGTGATGTGTCAGCAGTCTGGAGGCACAGTCACCAAGGCCTTGAGCACTTGTGGTTCACATCTCATCCTTATACTCTTCTTCTATACTCTGTTGCTAGTCTTTATCTTCACAAACAAGGCAGGAAAGAAGATACCATCAGAGGTACCAATTCTTCTCAATGTGCTGCATCATCTCATCCCACCTGCCCTCAATCCCATTGTGTATGGAGTACGAACCCAGGAAATCAAGCAGGGAATTATTAAGCTATTCAAACACTAG
- the LOC110299048 gene encoding olfactory receptor 56A4-like — MIRRQHMEEQSNTSSILAPDFLLICFPNYQTWQHWLSLPLSLLFLLAMGANATLLITIRMEASLHEPMYYLLSLLSLLDIVLCLTVIPKVLAIFWFDNKSIGFSACFLQMFVMNSFLTMESCTFMVMAYDRYVAICKPLQYPSIITDQFVVRAAIFVATRNGILTMPIPILSSQLRYCARIIRNCICTNMSVSKLSCDDITFNKLYQFVIGWTLLGSDLILIVLSYSFILKAVLRIKAEGAVAKALSTCGSHFILILFFSTVLLVLVITNLAKERIPPDVPILLNILHHLIPPALNPIVYGVRTREIKQGIRNLLRRRL; from the coding sequence ATGATCAGAAGGCAACACATGGAAGAACAAAGCAACACTTCCTCTATCCTGGCCCCTGACTTCCTCCTCATCTGCTTCCCCAACTACCAGACCTGGCAGCATtggctgtccctgcccctcagcctcctcttcctcctggccaTGGGGGCCAATGCCACCCTTCTCATCACCATCAGGATGGAGGCCTCTCTGCATGAGCCCATGTACTACCTGCTCAGCCTTCTATCCCTGCTGGACATTGTGCTCTGCCTCACTGTCATACCTAAGGTCCTGGCCATCTTCTGGTTTGACAATAAATCTATCGgcttctctgcctgcttcctccagATGTTTGTCATGAACAGTTTCCTGACGATGGAGTCCTGCACCTTCATGGTCATGgcttatgaccgctatgtggccatctgtaagCCTCTACAGTACCCATCCATCATCACTGATCAGTTTGTGGTTAGGGCTGCCATCTTTGTAGCAACCAGAAATGGGATTCTTACTATGCCCATCCCCATACTTTCTTCCCAACTGAGATATTGTGCAAGAATTATCAGGAACTGCATCTGCACTAACATGTCTGTATCCAAACTCTCCTGTGATGACATCACTTTTAATAAACTCTACCAGTTTGTCATAGGTTGGACCCTGCTGGGTTCTGATCTCATCCTCATTGTCCTATCTTATTCTTTCATTCTGAAGGCTGTACTCAGGATCAAAGCAGAGGGAGCTGTGGCCAAAGCCCTGAGCACATGTGGTTCCCACttcatcctcatcctcttcttcagcACAGTCTTGCTGGTGCTAGTCATCACTAACCTGGCCAAGGAGAGGATTCCTCCGGATGTCCCCATCCTGCTCAATATCCTGCATCACCTTATCCCCCCTGCTCTGAATCCCATTGTTTATGGGGTAAGAACCAGGGAGATCAAGCAGGGAATACGGAACCTGCTTAGGAGGAGGTTGTAA